In one Palaemon carinicauda isolate YSFRI2023 chromosome 25, ASM3689809v2, whole genome shotgun sequence genomic region, the following are encoded:
- the LOC137619264 gene encoding uncharacterized protein isoform X2, which yields MKFSTAIFQRTLILATLLAAFASTIPPGPKGIVDQCVEITERLQTKLKTQDPYTYPNDYFTFTGEDTSLIFNFINKTDKGFSKVICEFFSIKTAQMTLRAPNLESSAVHAQVYGTLHGRTVLITSPFSLQTGNQRFDLRFHYDSYSQDPFSLCITDGSLQITTDFESMEVNLPSSQEVTQELSDHPNKLKEALNIYLLRSAIGFSTTLNEALCSSHLPPVGSAKDDTA from the exons ATGAAATTCTCAACAGCCATATTCCAGAGAACATTGATCCTGGCCACATTGTTAGCAGCCTTTGCATCAACCATTCCGCCTGGTCCTAAAGGTATAG TTGATCAGTGTGTGGAAATTACAGAAAGACTGCAAACGAAGTTAAAGACCCAGGACCCATATACGTATCCAAACGACTACTTCACTTTTACTGGCGAAGACACCAG CCTTATCTTCAACTTCATTAATAAGACAGATAAAGGCTTTTCCAAAGTTATCTGCGAATTCTTCAGTATCAAAACG GCACAGATGACCCTCAGAGCACCAAATTTGGAATCCAGTGCTGTGCATGCACAAGTATACGGAACCCTACATGGACGGACCGTGTTAATAACATCCCCGTTTAG TTTGCAGACAGGTAACCAGCGTTTTGACTTGCGTTTCCACTACGACAGCTACTCACAGGATCCCTTCTCTCTCTGCATCACCGATGGGTCTCTCCAAATAACCACCGACTTTGAATCAATGGAG GTAAATTTACCAAGTAGTCAAGAAGTGACTCAGGAGCTGAGTGATCATCCAAATAAACTGAAAGAGGCTTTAAATATTTACCTTCTTCGCTCAGCCATCGGCTTTTCCACAACACTCAACGAAGCACTTTGTTCATCCCATCTTCCTCCAGTAGGGAGTGCTAAGGATGACACAGCTTAA
- the LOC137619264 gene encoding uncharacterized protein isoform X1: MKFSTAIFQRTLILATLLAAFASTIPPGPKVDQCVEITERLQTKLKTQDPYTYPNDYFTFTGEDTSLIFNFINKTDKGFSKVICEFFSIKTAQMTLRAPNLESSAVHAQVYGTLHGRTVLITSPFSLQTGNQRFDLRFHYDSYSQDPFSLCITDGSLQITTDFESMEVNLPSSQEVTQELSDHPNKLKEALNIYLLRSAIGFSTTLNEALCSSHLPPVGSAKDDTA, from the exons ATGAAATTCTCAACAGCCATATTCCAGAGAACATTGATCCTGGCCACATTGTTAGCAGCCTTTGCATCAACCATTCCGCCTGGTCCTAAAG TTGATCAGTGTGTGGAAATTACAGAAAGACTGCAAACGAAGTTAAAGACCCAGGACCCATATACGTATCCAAACGACTACTTCACTTTTACTGGCGAAGACACCAG CCTTATCTTCAACTTCATTAATAAGACAGATAAAGGCTTTTCCAAAGTTATCTGCGAATTCTTCAGTATCAAAACG GCACAGATGACCCTCAGAGCACCAAATTTGGAATCCAGTGCTGTGCATGCACAAGTATACGGAACCCTACATGGACGGACCGTGTTAATAACATCCCCGTTTAG TTTGCAGACAGGTAACCAGCGTTTTGACTTGCGTTTCCACTACGACAGCTACTCACAGGATCCCTTCTCTCTCTGCATCACCGATGGGTCTCTCCAAATAACCACCGACTTTGAATCAATGGAG GTAAATTTACCAAGTAGTCAAGAAGTGACTCAGGAGCTGAGTGATCATCCAAATAAACTGAAAGAGGCTTTAAATATTTACCTTCTTCGCTCAGCCATCGGCTTTTCCACAACACTCAACGAAGCACTTTGTTCATCCCATCTTCCTCCAGTAGGGAGTGCTAAGGATGACACAGCTTAA